In Nitrospirota bacterium, the genomic stretch ATCCCGGAAAAACGGAAAGGTTGAATGTGGCCGCCTTAACCGGGGTTTTCCATGCAAGGGCCCAGAGAGATGAAGGGGGAATAGCCTCATCAGCCACTATCCTGTTCGGGTTCCTTCCCGCGATCGCCCGGTATCCTGTGACAGCATCCCGGTCGATCTGAAGCGCTTTTGCGAAGTATTCATTGCCCTTCTCGAAGTCCAGGCCCTCCCTATAGATCTGGGACAGGTTGTAATATGCTGAAGCAAGAGGCCGCATAGTTAACGAAGCATGATAACTTTTTATTGCTTCGTCCAGCTTATTCTGTCCGACATAGATATTGCCGAGATTTACATAAGCAGCTGCATCGGCCTCTGTTTTTATGAGATTGCTGTATGCTGCGGCAGCCTGATCATAATTTCCTGTGCGTTTCAATGCCAGTCCATAGGAAAACAGCGCGGGAGGCTCATCTGACGTCTTGAGAGCGGAAAGGGCATACGCATTGTCCTTTGATTCATTGACCTCGACAATGGCCTTCATGGTTCCTGACGATGAGACCTGCAGAAACCGCGCAGCAGTCCCCAAGAAAAAAGGAGAGACGACGAGAAAGAGCAGAAAGAAGTATACGAGTGTCTTGTCTATCTTCGGCATATACAGGCCAAGCAGGACCAGGATACCGGCAAGGAACAGGAGCGGACTGATCAGAGAACATACAAAGAGGAGGAACAGCAAGGTAATATTTTGCCGGGATTCTTCAAATTCATGGGAAAGCAGCGGCAGATCGCTGAATATGCGGATAATAATGATAATAAATATGGCAACGATGAACGAGAGCATAAGTCCCAGGTATGCAGCCCCGGCCAGGCTGAACGACCACCAGAAGTTCCTTGAATAGGCATTGAGGCCCGAGACCAGATGATCGACGCTGTCGAGAAGGCCGCTGTAGCTAAAAGAAAACGTTGATCTGGCATGAGCAAAGTGAGCTGCCGGAAGGTCGGGAGAGTACTCAGATGCCCTGCCGAGCAAAGCAGCTGCGTGCGATCTGTTTGCCGCTGACTCCTGCAGCAGAAGATATGAGGATACTTCCGAGTTTCTGATCCCGTTGTCAAGCCGGGATTCGGTAAACTCATCTGCAAGGCTGATTGCCGGCGACAATACTACGCAAAAAAACAGAAAAATAGTCAGCTTTCTCATGTCTTTCTGCCGACCTTTGATTCCGTGCCTGCTATCAGGCGCTTGATATTATCCTTGTGGCGCACTAGCAATATTATACTCATAATAATCGCAATGGGAAATTTTTCCTTCGTATCAAGAAAAAAAATGCTCAGGGGCAGGCTGCAGAAAGAGATCACTGCGCCGAGCGAGGAGTAGCGGGTCAATGCTACGGTCATAAGCCAGAGGATGATCGTGACCAGCGCTGCAAGCGGGGCATAGAGGCTAAGAACCCCGAGGCTGGTTGCGACACCCTTTCCTCCCTTAAATTTCAGGAATATCGAGAAGTTATGGCCAATTACCGCACTAATCCCTATAAGACCCTGATACGGTATCCCCACATCAAAAAATCTTGCAAGCAGAATAAC encodes the following:
- a CDS encoding tetratricopeptide repeat protein — its product is MRKLTIFLFFCVVLSPAISLADEFTESRLDNGIRNSEVSSYLLLQESAANRSHAAALLGRASEYSPDLPAAHFAHARSTFSFSYSGLLDSVDHLVSGLNAYSRNFWWSFSLAGAAYLGLMLSFIVAIFIIIIIRIFSDLPLLSHEFEESRQNITLLFLLFVCSLISPLLFLAGILVLLGLYMPKIDKTLVYFFLLFLVVSPFFLGTAARFLQVSSSGTMKAIVEVNESKDNAYALSALKTSDEPPALFSYGLALKRTGNYDQAAAAYSNLIKTEADAAAYVNLGNIYVGQNKLDEAIKSYHASLTMRPLASAYYNLSQIYREGLDFEKGNEYFAKALQIDRDAVTGYRAIAGRNPNRIVADEAIPPSSLWALAWKTPVKAATFNLSVFPGWSISLVAVLMIFAFYMMNNHAGNKAYRCRRCNQIYCPQCEKHIMWGQMCPQCFRSLIKLEEIEVKERVAQLLSIYEHQKHRRDVMKLLSFIIPGSSQVYAGKILYGFFFIWPFLFFLLFPLATSFMPPDARGTHWVVNLASLVIAIILLIISNIFTRQRISKGWL
- the plsY gene encoding glycerol-3-phosphate 1-O-acyltransferase PlsY, which encodes MKFALLSLAAFLIGSIPVGQIIAGNRGIDLQKSGSGNIGATNVLRTTGKLPALFTLIGDFAKGAAVILLARFFDVGIPYQGLIGISAVIGHNFSIFLKFKGGKGVATSLGVLSLYAPLAALVTIILWLMTVALTRYSSLGAVISFCSLPLSIFFLDTKEKFPIAIIMSIILLVRHKDNIKRLIAGTESKVGRKT